Proteins from a single region of Desulfatirhabdium butyrativorans DSM 18734:
- a CDS encoding DUF6485 family protein — protein MECQKEKNLKRCNCSYAPCERKGICCECIQAHLRSRELPACCFPKEAEASFDRSFEHFARLVAQKAI, from the coding sequence ATGGAATGCCAAAAGGAAAAGAATCTGAAACGCTGCAATTGCTCCTATGCGCCATGCGAGCGCAAGGGCATCTGTTGTGAGTGCATCCAGGCGCATCTGCGCTCCAGAGAACTTCCGGCCTGTTGTTTCCCGAAGGAAGCCGAAGCGAGCTTCGACCGTTCGTTCGAGCATTTCGCCCGATTGGTGGCCCAGAAGGCGATATAG
- a CDS encoding AsmA-like C-terminal domain-containing protein — protein MKHTVYHIAAFIVIPLLIAVGILAWGFDRWFTPVICRVAAYRIGAQIEAGAIHLRWVHGMDIQADGLSVRFHDGASLHAERMETSVLGGLREGFRLGRTKLVHANLSIPATETEGGTSPKTAIADNPIETGLKSAIDILPKLGELLLENVQIEGVVPGYRARITEGYLGPALYGSGQLIQMMGQMVAKTTVFPLNLDARITPGEPFTGALSLRIQHAAVVLPGPIGPVASFSASSDAELLLSGKLDGTFELSIVAAMMQAELSLKSATVEKAFPLSQSTFGCSVRGRYPEFAHAVAAIQLSDTSLFASATVRASRQLPPAIDFQIESPWMPVETFQRIFPSPILPTWITRDIVHRFQKGLVKVNRFSMSGTPDQLAHPHAPGNENVLQMDMGLDQIGCGFDWFPYPVSHLRARVEIVDGQLRVSDGSASFAHCLVTNADYRMTRLFGANGTDHLEMSAQIDLADMLPFRAMTWLPASVRSAIEPIREMAGKADVQASVNNLIKPAQRSVPVIDVRVRDTRMVHAGIPLPVRIDTAQVTIHDLAGASFSASGSIGKSRIDVRGTGRPEQSSLNAVITGAIHVGELGSLIDPGHHLFFQRSGWLRPSLTLDVSSDVSHLEGRVELEHVSLETAAFSLSPPVSPVSVELGLQRKADGAIRFDKLLMQLQDQSLSIATDWFSWPHPPGRIRMETGRLDMERLGLQFRKMAIPVSGGLRLDIDAGLVDKPLFLRHVVGTVAIDGLNGVPFTSCQQIGMGAIELKFDGNRAEIQGTRFNLEGDSVVFSGNIERLDPLKGDIRVDAGHLQVARLLDAWKCLQADGASPKWLPDSLNIGVHGNVFQGKRMSFGPLDASLSISRNGIVLNEAKLHVPSGYLRLKGYRAMNPNRQYAVGYLQLNQQDCETLLQELHIDPARISGAASIDGWFHLDSPAHLPWARGFDAEAAITLEKGYLLGSNPFLTIFSLLSVQNLIRLKAPELVTDRFPFDLITADMIVEKGELSLPNLRLDGPVFNATSTGTLNLENRHLQADIGVHPLGTLDEIVGKIPYLGHVLTGDDKTIWEYRFSATGLFPNNVEVRYQPLQKIPSGILGTIQRSLALPKAIFRSIFGEKVEESTAKAGKSEREIRYEQDQLKGMP, from the coding sequence ATGAAACACACTGTATACCATATTGCAGCCTTTATAGTGATTCCCTTACTCATCGCAGTCGGGATCCTTGCCTGGGGTTTCGATCGCTGGTTCACACCAGTGATTTGCCGTGTGGCGGCATACCGGATCGGCGCTCAGATCGAGGCCGGTGCCATTCATCTTCGGTGGGTTCATGGGATGGATATCCAGGCTGATGGTCTGAGCGTGCGATTCCATGACGGCGCAAGCCTCCACGCCGAACGGATGGAGACATCGGTTCTTGGGGGGTTGCGCGAAGGTTTTCGGCTGGGCCGGACGAAGCTGGTTCATGCGAACCTTTCCATTCCAGCAACTGAAACGGAAGGCGGTACTTCTCCGAAAACAGCAATTGCTGACAATCCAATCGAAACCGGATTGAAAAGCGCGATAGACATTCTTCCGAAGCTTGGTGAACTGCTGCTCGAAAATGTCCAGATTGAAGGGGTTGTGCCGGGATATCGGGCAAGAATCACGGAAGGCTATTTGGGACCGGCCTTGTACGGCTCCGGACAGCTCATCCAGATGATGGGTCAGATGGTCGCTAAGACAACGGTCTTTCCCCTGAACCTGGATGCCCGGATCACACCCGGAGAGCCATTCACAGGCGCTCTCAGCCTGAGAATTCAACATGCTGCAGTAGTGTTGCCCGGCCCTATCGGTCCCGTAGCCAGCTTTTCTGCAAGCTCCGATGCGGAGCTGCTGCTCAGCGGCAAGTTGGATGGAACCTTCGAGCTGAGCATAGTAGCGGCAATGATGCAGGCAGAGCTCTCCTTAAAAAGCGCAACCGTTGAAAAAGCCTTTCCATTGTCCCAAAGCACCTTTGGCTGTTCCGTTCGAGGCCGATATCCCGAATTCGCCCATGCCGTCGCTGCGATCCAGCTTTCGGACACCTCGCTCTTTGCATCTGCAACGGTTCGTGCATCCCGGCAGCTTCCGCCTGCCATCGATTTTCAGATCGAAAGCCCCTGGATGCCCGTTGAAACTTTTCAGCGGATATTTCCCTCACCGATCCTTCCGACCTGGATTACCCGGGACATTGTCCATCGTTTCCAGAAGGGGCTGGTGAAAGTGAACCGGTTCTCCATGTCGGGCACACCGGATCAGCTTGCCCATCCTCATGCACCGGGAAACGAGAATGTCCTCCAGATGGATATGGGGCTCGACCAGATTGGCTGCGGATTCGACTGGTTTCCGTATCCGGTTTCCCATCTGCGGGCAAGGGTTGAGATTGTCGATGGGCAACTTCGGGTATCCGATGGTTCCGCTTCCTTTGCCCATTGCCTTGTGACGAACGCCGACTATCGGATGACGCGTCTTTTCGGCGCGAACGGGACCGATCACCTGGAGATGAGTGCGCAAATCGATCTTGCGGACATGCTGCCGTTTCGCGCCATGACCTGGCTTCCGGCATCGGTCAGGTCGGCCATCGAACCGATCCGGGAAATGGCTGGCAAGGCGGATGTTCAGGCATCCGTAAACAATCTCATCAAACCGGCACAGCGATCGGTGCCAGTGATCGATGTCCGGGTTCGGGACACGCGCATGGTGCATGCAGGCATTCCATTGCCTGTGCGCATAGACACCGCTCAGGTGACGATCCATGATCTTGCCGGTGCAAGCTTTTCGGCAAGCGGGAGCATCGGCAAGTCCCGGATCGATGTCCGCGGAACGGGTCGGCCCGAACAGAGCAGCCTGAACGCTGTGATTACGGGCGCCATCCATGTGGGGGAATTGGGTTCCCTGATCGACCCGGGGCACCACCTGTTTTTTCAGCGATCCGGGTGGCTCAGGCCATCGCTGACGCTCGACGTCTCCTCCGATGTTTCGCATCTCGAAGGTCGAGTAGAACTGGAGCATGTCTCTCTCGAGACCGCCGCTTTTTCACTGTCTCCTCCGGTTTCACCCGTATCGGTCGAGCTGGGCCTGCAACGGAAAGCCGATGGCGCCATTCGGTTCGATAAATTGCTCATGCAGCTTCAGGACCAGTCACTGTCGATTGCGACGGACTGGTTCTCCTGGCCCCATCCACCCGGCCGAATTCGTATGGAAACAGGGCGGTTGGACATGGAACGTCTTGGCCTCCAATTCCGGAAAATGGCCATTCCGGTATCCGGTGGGCTACGACTCGATATCGATGCCGGCCTGGTGGATAAACCCCTTTTCTTGCGCCATGTGGTGGGGACTGTCGCCATCGATGGACTCAACGGGGTTCCGTTCACCTCCTGCCAGCAGATCGGGATGGGCGCCATTGAACTGAAATTCGATGGGAACCGGGCCGAGATCCAGGGGACGCGCTTCAATCTGGAAGGCGACAGTGTCGTGTTTTCCGGCAACATCGAGCGTCTCGATCCCTTAAAAGGCGATATCCGCGTGGATGCCGGGCACCTGCAGGTTGCCCGGCTCCTGGATGCATGGAAATGTCTTCAAGCCGATGGCGCCTCGCCGAAATGGCTCCCCGATTCGCTGAACATCGGTGTTCATGGCAACGTCTTCCAGGGGAAAAGGATGTCTTTCGGTCCTCTGGATGCCTCTTTGTCGATCTCCCGGAATGGGATTGTCCTGAACGAAGCGAAGCTTCACGTTCCGTCGGGATATCTGCGCCTCAAGGGCTATCGCGCCATGAACCCGAATCGGCAATATGCCGTGGGCTACCTGCAGTTGAACCAACAGGATTGTGAAACCCTTCTTCAGGAACTGCACATCGATCCAGCCCGGATAAGCGGCGCGGCTTCAATCGATGGATGGTTCCATCTGGATTCACCCGCTCATCTCCCCTGGGCCAGGGGCTTCGATGCGGAAGCTGCAATCACCTTGGAAAAGGGCTATTTGCTGGGATCGAACCCGTTTCTGACCATTTTCAGCCTGCTCAGTGTGCAGAATCTCATTCGGCTGAAAGCGCCCGAGTTGGTGACAGACCGGTTTCCGTTCGACCTGATCACCGCAGATATGATCGTCGAGAAAGGTGAGCTTTCCCTGCCGAATCTTCGCCTGGACGGGCCGGTATTCAATGCGACGTCAACCGGAACGCTCAATCTGGAAAACAGGCATCTCCAGGCGGATATTGGTGTTCATCCACTGGGAACGCTGGATGAGATCGTCGGTAAAATCCCCTACCTGGGGCATGTGCTGACAGGCGATGACAAAACCATTTGGGAATACCGTTTTTCGGCAACCGGCCTCTTCCCCAACAACGTCGAAGTTCGGTATCAACCCCTGCAAAAAATACCCAGCGGCATCCTGGGCACCATCCAGAGAAGCCTTGCCCTGCCAAAAGCGATTTTTCGCTCGATTTTTGGAGAAAAGGTTGAAGAATCCACGGCGAAAGCGGGCAAAAGCGAGCGTGAAATTCGCTATGAACAGGACCAACTAAAAGGGATGCCATAG
- a CDS encoding HD domain-containing protein, with amino-acid sequence MVRIVHAFVVRQLENDFGHGLDHAEKVAVDAGALILVEFPQNGYGRPMNIEECLRIAQIAGLLHDIKRKERHHASAGARYARSVLAAFGFVPETIEDVSQAIRNHEAFQNPSEINTVEGRFVSDCLYDADKFRWGPDNFQNTLWDMLIHLDPPMDEFLKRYPAGMDLIAKIKNTFRTETGKRFGPEFIDIGMAIGEKLYRFLLSEYPPVTSQSTR; translated from the coding sequence ATGGTGCGGATCGTTCACGCTTTCGTTGTTCGGCAACTGGAAAACGATTTCGGGCATGGATTGGATCATGCCGAAAAAGTCGCCGTAGACGCCGGAGCACTGATCCTTGTCGAATTTCCCCAGAATGGTTATGGCAGGCCAATGAATATCGAAGAGTGTCTGCGCATCGCCCAGATAGCCGGATTGCTGCACGACATCAAACGCAAGGAAAGACACCACGCCTCAGCGGGCGCCCGGTATGCCCGAAGCGTTCTGGCTGCATTCGGATTCGTACCCGAAACCATCGAAGATGTCTCGCAGGCCATTCGCAACCATGAGGCTTTCCAGAACCCTTCGGAAATCAATACGGTTGAAGGCCGGTTCGTATCCGATTGTCTCTATGATGCGGACAAATTCCGCTGGGGACCCGACAATTTCCAGAATACCCTGTGGGACATGCTGATTCATCTCGATCCGCCAATGGACGAATTCCTGAAACGCTACCCGGCCGGTATGGACCTGATCGCAAAAATCAAAAACACGTTCCGAACGGAAACCGGCAAGCGTTTTGGCCCGGAATTCATCGATATCGGCATGGCCATCGGGGAAAAGCTCTACCGTTTTCTGCTCAGCGAATATCCGCCTGTGACCTCGCAATCAACCAGATGA